The Neochlamydia sp. S13 genome has a segment encoding these proteins:
- a CDS encoding S10 family peptidase has translation MYKIFLWAVIGIISGTAHLHLFAEEKADKKEEGSITFCLKEIISETKHQIIINNIEIPYKAIAGNILLRNDQSKPKASISYIAYFKEEVLEPAARPLIFCFNGGPGSSSIWLHVGVFGPRRVLLSDEGEGLFPYQVIDNPHSLLDLADLVFIDPISTGYSRVASGEDAKQFHGVDEDIESLGEFVRQFITQYERWNSPKLLAGESYGTTRAAGLAGYLHDELNIYLNGMILISSVLNFQTLNDYNEGNDLPYPLYLPTYTATAWYHKKLGENLQGDLDKTLEIVKDFALTDYTSALMKGDSLSAHEYAKIVAQLADYTGLSPEFIKKANLRISPQRFSKELLRAQDLIVGRFDSRFKGEALNPCNDYPSYDPSFDAIAGTFTAAFNQYIRKELKIKNDQEYKILANLHSTWNYSKYTNQFLNMSTALRNVMTQNKALKVFVGSGYYDLATPFFATDYTFNHLRLASDLQGRANIHYYPAGHMMYVQKSSLIKMKEDISRWMKKL, from the coding sequence ATGTATAAAATTTTTTTATGGGCAGTGATTGGAATAATATCTGGCACAGCTCATCTTCATCTTTTTGCAGAAGAAAAGGCAGATAAAAAAGAGGAAGGATCCATAACCTTTTGCCTTAAAGAAATAATTTCTGAGACTAAGCATCAAATAATAATTAATAATATAGAAATACCTTATAAAGCAATTGCTGGTAATATCCTGCTTAGAAATGATCAATCGAAGCCAAAAGCTAGTATTTCTTATATTGCTTATTTTAAAGAAGAGGTTTTAGAACCAGCTGCACGCCCTCTTATTTTTTGTTTTAATGGAGGCCCAGGGTCTTCGTCTATATGGTTACATGTAGGTGTTTTTGGACCTCGCCGTGTCCTTCTAAGCGATGAAGGAGAGGGGCTTTTTCCTTATCAAGTGATTGATAATCCTCATTCTCTCTTAGATTTAGCTGATCTGGTATTTATTGATCCAATCTCTACAGGCTATAGCCGTGTGGCCTCGGGAGAAGATGCTAAACAATTTCATGGGGTGGACGAAGATATTGAGTCACTGGGTGAGTTCGTCCGTCAATTTATTACGCAGTATGAAAGATGGAATTCTCCCAAGCTGTTAGCAGGCGAAAGCTATGGAACGACGCGTGCAGCAGGATTAGCAGGTTATTTGCATGATGAGCTAAATATTTATCTAAATGGGATGATTCTTATCTCCTCTGTATTAAACTTTCAAACGCTCAATGATTATAATGAAGGTAATGATCTTCCTTACCCTCTTTATTTACCTACTTATACAGCTACCGCCTGGTACCATAAAAAGCTAGGGGAAAATTTACAAGGAGACTTAGATAAAACATTGGAAATCGTTAAAGACTTTGCTTTAACAGATTATACATCTGCTTTAATGAAAGGAGATAGTTTAAGTGCCCATGAATATGCTAAGATTGTAGCCCAATTGGCTGATTATACAGGATTGTCACCTGAATTTATCAAAAAGGCTAATTTGCGGATTAGCCCGCAACGTTTTTCCAAAGAATTATTAAGGGCTCAAGATTTGATTGTAGGGCGTTTTGATTCTCGCTTTAAAGGGGAAGCATTAAATCCATGTAACGATTATCCTAGCTACGATCCGAGCTTTGATGCAATTGCAGGAACTTTTACAGCTGCCTTCAATCAGTACATTAGAAAAGAGCTCAAAATTAAAAATGATCAAGAATATAAGATTTTAGCAAATCTTCACTCAACTTGGAATTATAGTAAATATACCAATCAATTTTTAAATATGTCAACGGCGTTGCGTAACGTAATGACTCAAAATAAGGCTTTAAAAGTATTCGTAGGAAGCGGCTACTACGACTTAGCTACCCCCTTTTTTGCTACTGACTATACTTTTAATCATCTACGGCTTGCCTCGGACTTACAGGGCCGGGCCAATATACATTATTACCCGGCAGGGCATATGATGTATGTTCAAAAATCTTCTTTGATTAAAATGAAGGAGGATATAAGCCGATGGATGAAAAAACTCTAA
- a CDS encoding F-box protein produces the protein MHPISSAPIESLPNELLLPILEACVVPSLFSVCKRWHHLLASEAMPSLYKKIAQLHFPRKNTTTQRTLMLAKVYQLNPGLTSTEKVYQVFKQVFTLAKSISPLEFKWKTEEKRGLTLANYSSYLLNINRLLLWKKLPGGEEYLSREEIKHLPLEKKGQLLRDWIAENCGNITALDLYKVGLTYLPPEIGQLSQLQTLDLRENELTSLPAEIGQLSQLQTLDLGENQLTALPAEIGQLSQLQELYLNQNQLTSLPVEIRQLSKLQGLYLDQNQLTSLPAGIGQLSQLQTLDLNQNQLTALPAEIGQLSQLEWLQLDQNQLTSLPAEIGRLSQLQELYLDQNQLTYLPAEICQLSQLQTLSLNRNQLTALPIEIGQLWRMYKLELEENPLNDIAEKIRQRFQL, from the coding sequence ATGCATCCTATCTCTTCGGCACCTATTGAAAGCTTGCCCAATGAATTGCTACTCCCTATCTTAGAGGCTTGCGTAGTTCCTTCCTTATTTAGCGTCTGTAAAAGATGGCATCATCTGCTAGCTTCTGAAGCGATGCCTTCTCTTTATAAAAAAATAGCACAGCTTCATTTTCCCAGGAAGAATACCACTACCCAGCGAACTCTTATGTTAGCTAAAGTTTATCAACTCAATCCTGGACTTACCTCTACCGAAAAAGTTTATCAAGTTTTTAAACAAGTTTTTACCCTAGCTAAATCTATTTCTCCTTTGGAATTTAAATGGAAAACAGAAGAAAAAAGAGGCTTAACGTTGGCTAATTACTCTTCTTATCTCTTAAATATTAATCGCCTTTTACTTTGGAAAAAACTTCCTGGTGGGGAAGAATACTTGAGCCGAGAAGAAATTAAGCACTTGCCTCTAGAAAAAAAAGGACAGCTTCTTAGAGATTGGATTGCAGAAAATTGTGGAAACATCACGGCTTTAGATTTATATAAAGTAGGCTTGACTTATTTACCCCCAGAAATAGGCCAGTTATCTCAGCTGCAAACGCTTGACTTAAGAGAAAACGAGCTCACCAGCCTTCCGGCAGAAATAGGCCAGTTATCTCAGCTGCAAACGCTTGACTTAGGAGAAAACCAACTCACCGCTCTGCCTGCAGAAATTGGACAGCTGTCTCAGCTGCAAGAGCTTTACTTAAATCAAAACCAGCTCACCAGCCTGCCTGTAGAAATCAGGCAATTGTCTAAACTGCAAGGGCTTTACTTAGATCAAAACCAGCTCACTAGCCTGCCTGCAGGAATAGGTCAATTGTCTCAGCTGCAAACGCTTGACTTAAATCAGAACCAGCTCACCGCTCTGCCTGCAGAAATCGGGCAGCTGTCTCAGCTAGAATGGCTTCAATTAGATCAAAACCAGCTCACCAGCCTTCCTGCAGAAATCGGGCGGCTGTCTCAGCTGCAAGAGCTTTACTTAGATCAAAACCAGCTCACCTACCTTCCTGCAGAAATATGCCAGTTATCTCAACTGCAAACGCTTTCCTTAAATCGAAACCAGCTCACTGCTCTGCCCATAGAAATTGGGCAGTTATGGCGGATGTACAAGCTTGAATTAGAGGAAAATCCTTTGAATGATATTGCAGAAAAAATAAGGCAGCGTTTTCAATTGTAG
- a CDS encoding leucine-rich repeat domain-containing protein codes for MHPISSASIESLPNELLLPILEACAVPSLFSVCKRWYHLLASEVMPSLYKQIGKVHVSQGDINRQAFILDRIYKLESRLSETAKVNAIFRQIFTLASSLSPLEFKWKTEEKKYFTLANYSSKVYQVFKQVFTLAQSISPLEFKEKTEEKRDLTLANYSSCLLNINRLLVWKKLPGGEEYLSREKIKHLPLGKKGELLRDWIEGNCKDLTSLNLSEVGLTYLPPEIGQLSQLQMLNLNQNQLTSLPAEIGQMSELEYLYLNQNQLASLPVEIWQLPQLQGLYLNQNQLTSLPVETGQLSHLQLLYLNQNQLTALPAEIGQLSQLQRLDLNQNQLTSLPVEIGRLSQLAWLHLNQNQLTSLPAEISQLSQLQVLELNQNQLIALPAEIGQLSRLQWLYLKQNQLTSLPAEIGQLSKLTKLELAKNPLKDIAEKIRQRFQL; via the coding sequence ATGCATCCTATCTCTTCGGCCTCTATTGAAAGCTTGCCCAATGAATTGTTGCTCCCTATCTTAGAGGCTTGCGCAGTTCCTTCCTTATTTAGCGTCTGTAAAAGATGGTATCATCTGCTGGCTTCTGAAGTGATGCCTTCTCTTTATAAACAAATAGGTAAAGTACATGTTTCCCAAGGGGATATTAACAGGCAGGCTTTTATTTTAGATAGGATTTATAAGCTAGAAAGTAGACTTTCTGAAACAGCAAAGGTAAATGCAATTTTTAGGCAAATCTTTACTTTAGCTAGTTCTCTTTCCCCTCTAGAATTTAAATGGAAGACTGAAGAAAAAAAATATTTTACTTTAGCTAACTACTCCTCAAAAGTTTATCAAGTTTTTAAACAAGTTTTTACCTTAGCTCAATCTATTTCTCCTTTGGAATTTAAAGAGAAGACAGAAGAAAAAAGAGACTTAACTCTGGCTAATTACTCTTCTTGTCTCTTAAATATTAATCGCCTTTTAGTTTGGAAAAAACTTCCTGGGGGGGAAGAATACTTGAGCCGAGAAAAAATTAAGCACTTGCCTCTAGGAAAAAAAGGAGAGCTTCTTAGAGATTGGATTGAAGGAAATTGTAAAGACTTAACTTCGCTAAATTTATCTGAAGTAGGCTTGACTTATTTACCCCCAGAAATAGGCCAATTGTCTCAACTGCAAATGCTTAACTTAAATCAAAACCAGCTCACCAGTCTTCCTGCAGAAATTGGGCAGATGTCTGAGCTGGAATATCTTTACTTAAATCAAAACCAGCTCGCCAGTCTGCCTGTAGAAATCTGGCAGCTGCCTCAGCTGCAAGGGCTTTACTTAAATCAAAACCAGCTCACCAGCCTGCCTGTAGAAACAGGTCAATTGTCTCACCTACAATTGCTTTACTTAAATCAAAACCAGCTCACCGCTCTGCCTGCAGAAATCGGGCAGCTGTCTCAGCTGCAAAGGCTTGACTTAAATCAAAACCAGCTCACCAGTCTTCCTGTAGAAATTGGGCGGCTGTCTCAGCTGGCATGGCTTCACTTAAATCAAAATCAGCTCACCAGCCTACCTGCAGAAATAAGTCAATTGTCTCAGCTGCAAGTGCTTGAATTAAATCAAAACCAGCTCATAGCTCTGCCTGCAGAAATTGGGCAGCTGTCTCGGCTGCAATGGCTTTACTTAAAGCAAAACCAGCTCACCAGTCTGCCTGCAGAAATCGGACAATTGTCTAAGCTTACCAAGCTTGAATTAGCGAAAAATCCGTTGAAAGATATTGCAGAAAAAATAAGGCAGCGTTTTCAATTGTAG
- a CDS encoding leucine-rich repeat domain-containing protein, translating into MHPISSASIESLPNELLLPILEACVVPSLFSVCKRWHHLLASEAMPSLYKQIGKVHVPQGNVKEQALIVDKIYNLAEKLSEAAKVNAIFRQIFTLAKSFSALEFKVQIEEKRYLTLANYSSYLLNINRLLLWKKLPGGEEYLSREEIKHLPLEKKGELLRDWIEENCKNITTLDLWEVGLTYLPPEICQLSQLQSLNLNQNQLTSLPAEIGQLSQLQMLKLNQNKLTNLPTEIGQLSQLGVLYLKQNKLDRLPTEIGQLSQLQLLDLNQNQLTDLPPEIGQLSQLQTLDLNKNQLDRLPAEIGQLSQLQGLYLDQNQLTVLPAEIGQLSQLQEFYLNQNQLTNLPVEIGRLSRLQTLDLNQNQLTSLPVEIGQLSQLHTLDLNQNQLTALPAEIGQLSQLQWLHLNQNQLTALPTEIGQLSQLTKLELAENPLKDIDEKIRQRFQL; encoded by the coding sequence ATGCATCCTATCTCTTCGGCCTCTATTGAAAGCTTGCCCAATGAATTGCTGCTCCCTATCTTAGAGGCTTGCGTAGTTCCTTCCTTATTTAGCGTCTGTAAAAGATGGCATCATCTGCTGGCTTCTGAAGCGATGCCTTCTCTTTATAAGCAAATAGGTAAAGTGCATGTTCCTCAAGGAAATGTTAAGGAGCAGGCTCTTATTGTAGATAAGATTTATAACCTAGCAGAAAAGCTTTCTGAAGCAGCAAAGGTAAATGCAATCTTTAGGCAAATCTTTACTTTAGCCAAGTCTTTTTCAGCTTTAGAATTTAAAGTGCAAATAGAAGAAAAGAGGTATCTTACTCTGGCTAATTACTCTTCTTATCTCTTAAATATTAATCGCCTTTTACTTTGGAAAAAACTTCCTGGTGGGGAAGAATACTTGAGCCGAGAAGAAATTAAGCACTTGCCTCTAGAGAAAAAAGGAGAGCTTCTTAGAGATTGGATTGAAGAAAATTGTAAAAACATCACGACTTTAGATTTATGGGAAGTAGGCTTGACTTATTTACCCCCAGAAATATGCCAGTTATCTCAGCTGCAATCGCTTAACTTAAATCAAAACCAGCTCACCAGCCTGCCTGCAGAAATAGGTCAATTGTCTCAGCTGCAAATGCTTAAATTAAATCAAAACAAGCTCACCAATCTGCCTACAGAAATCGGGCAGCTGTCTCAACTAGGGGTGCTTTACTTAAAGCAAAACAAGCTCGACCGCCTTCCTACAGAAATAGGTCAATTGTCTCAGCTACAATTGCTTGACTTAAATCAAAACCAGCTCACCGACCTTCCTCCAGAAATAGGTCAATTGTCTCAGCTGCAAACGCTTGACTTAAATAAAAACCAGCTCGACCGCCTTCCTGCAGAAATAGGTCAATTGTCTCAGCTGCAAGGGCTTTACTTAGATCAAAACCAGCTCACCGTTCTGCCTGCAGAAATAGGTCAATTGTCTCAGCTGCAAGAGTTTTACTTAAATCAAAACCAGCTCACCAACCTGCCTGTAGAAATTGGGCGGTTGTCTCGGCTGCAAACGCTTGACTTAAATCAAAACCAGCTCACCAGCCTGCCTGTAGAAATCGGGCAGCTGTCTCAGCTGCACACGCTTGACTTAAATCAAAACCAGCTCACCGCTCTGCCTGCAGAAATAGGGCAGCTGTCTCAGCTTCAATGGCTTCACTTAAATCAAAACCAGCTCACCGCTCTGCCTACAGAAATCGGGCAGCTGTCTCAGCTTACCAAGCTTGAATTAGCGGAAAATCCTTTGAAAGATATCGACGAAAAAATAAGGCAGCGTTTTCAATTGTAG